The uncultured Umboniibacter sp. genome includes the window TATTCGGAAATGGCTATGGCACCAGTGCTTCGTGGGTAGAAACGGAATTGGCCGCCGGTACCGATGTCATCCTAGAAATTGATTGGCAGGGTGCTCAGCAGGTGCGTAAATTACTTCCAGCTGCGGTCGGTATTTTCATTCTTCCGCCGTCATTAGCCGCATTGAAAACGCGCCTTACTGGTAGAGGCCAGGATGCTTCAGATGTGATTGAGCGACGGATGAAAGAGGCGGTAAGCGAAATCTCGCACTATGCTGAAAACGATTATCTGGTTATAAATGATGACTTTGATCATGCGCTCGCAGATTTGCGTGCCATAATCCGTTCTCAGCGCTGTGAAATTTCAGCACAGGCTAGAGATCATGAAGCTTTATTGAAAGAATTGTTGAGCGAATAAGCGCTAACAAAGTACACTAGGTCAGCAACTGACGAGTTGCTGAAAGAAACTCTGCAGAACTATTAGGAATTCCCATGGCTCGTATTACCGTAGAAGATTGTTTAGATAACGTAAAGAACCGCTTTGAATTAGTTATGGTTAGCAGTAAACGTGCTCGCCAAATCGCAGTTGAAGGTCAAGAACCTTACGTGGCATTTGAAAATGACAAACCAACCGTTGTAGCGTTGCGTGAAATTGCGGAAGGTTATGTCACCGCAGATATCCTAGAAGACGACGAGCAGCCTGCTGTCGAGTTCTAATGTCTAGCACGCTGGTAAGTGACAAGCCAATCACCATTGACGAGCTTACCGATAAGCTAGAAAACTATTTGCCCGCCGAGCGTGTTCAAAGCGTCAGGCGGGCTTATTTTTATGCCCAGCAAGCACATGATGGGCAAACTCGCCGCAGCGGCGAACCCTACGTAACTCACCCCCTCGCCGTCGCAAACATTCTCGCCGATATGCACATGGATCCTGAGAGCCTGATGGCGGCAATGCTGCATGATGTGATTGAAGATACTGGCATTCCTAAGGATGCACTCTCACAGCAGTTTGGCAATGCCGTCGCGGATCTGGTTGATGGTGTTTCCAAGCTCACTCAGATTGAATTTAGTAGTCGTGCTGAAATGCAGGCTGAAAATTTTCAAAAGATGGCGATGGCGATGGCCCGCGACATCCGCGTTATTTTGGTCAAATTGGCCGATCGGCTCCATAATATGCGAACACTTGGTGCGTTAAAGCCGGATAAAGGTCGTCGTATTGCGCGAGAAACCCTGGATATCTATGCCCCCATAGCTCATCGACTTGGCATGAACGATATTCGCCTGGAGCTTGAGGACCGAGGCTTCTATGCTATGCATCCGGTTCGCGCTACTCGCATTGATGCCGCCATGCGTTCTGTTCGAGGCAATCGTAACGAAATCGTTTCGAAGATAACCGACGCGCTCCAACAATGTTTGCAGCGCGAGGGACATGAAGTAATGGTTAGCGGCCGAGAGAAGCACCTCTGGTCTATTTACCAAAAAATGAAGTCGAAGCATAAATCGTTCACTGAGATCATGGACGTCTATGCATTTCGCATTGTTACTCAATCGGTAGACCAGTGTTATCGAGTTTTGGGGTGTATCCACAATCTTTATAAACCAGTGCCAGGAGCGTTTAAGGATTATATTGCCATTCCGAAGACTAACGGGTATCAGTCACTCCATACGGTGCTTATCGGGATGCATGGCGTGCCTATCGAAGTGCAAATTCGCACCGCTGAAATGGATACGATGGCCAACCATGGGATTGCCTCTCACTCGCTCTATAAAACCTCGGAAGAGGACGACTTGGCGCCTCACACTAGAGCGCGAGATTGGGTTCAAGGTTTGTTACAACTACAGCAACAGGCAGGTAATCCGCTCGAATTCATAGAGCACGTAAAAGTTGATCTATTCCCCGATGAAGTTTATGTGTTTACTCCTAAGGGTAAAATAATCGAATTGCCTCAGGGTGCAACGGCAGTCGACTTCGCCTATGCAGTGCATACGGGTGTTGGCGATCGTTGTGTGGCCGCTCGAATTAATAATCGACTTTCACCGCTCTCCCAAGTTTTAGAGAGTGGTCAGCATGTTCAAATTATTACTTCACCTGGCGGCCAGCCTAATCCAGCATGGCTAGATTTTGTCGCGACTGGCAAGGCGCGATCCGCTATTCGTCATTTCTTAAAGACTCAACGTGTCAGTGAGTCGGTGGTGCTTGGTAAGCGGATGCTTAATCGAACGCTCCAGGCCTATCGACAGAACATTGACGAGATTGATTCTACAGAGATCAATCGAGTACTTGAACAGCATAAGCTTACCGATGTAAATGCCCTGTTTGAGGAGATCGGCTTAGGAAATCATATCCCCTTTGTAATCGCCCAGCAGTTAATGGCTACCAGCTCCACAGGAGAGTTTGAAGACGTCAGCGAAGCACCCTTGCTGGTGAGTGATAGTGAGGGCATGGTGATGAGCTTTGCCGGTTGCTGTCGACCTATTCCGGGCGACCAAATTATTGGTCGCATCAGCCCAGGAAAGGGAGTGGTAGTCCATCGCGATGATTGCCACAATCTTAATGAGCTTCGTGGTAAGGCTGGCGAGTTAACACCTGTGGCGTGGTCAGGCGAGGTAACAGGAGAATACTTAGCCGATATTCGCGTTGAAGTTGAAAATATTCGCGGTGTATTCGCGAGTTTGGCAGCGCTTCTGGCAGAAGAGGGCGGTAATATTGACCGGGTTGATATCGCCGAAAAGGATGCGGGCTATGCAATTATTAACTTGACGGTAGGTGTGAAGAGTCGAGTACACTTGGCCTCAATACTTCGCCGAGTACACCGGAAATCTTGGGTACTGAAGTCGGGTCGAAAAAAATAAGGATACCCCATGTCAAACCGTTCAATTGTTTCAACTGAAAATGCGCCAGCTGCGATTGGCACTTACTCCCAAGCTGTTAAAGTCGGCAACACTGTCTATCTATCCGGGCAAATTCCTTTGGATCCAACCACGATGGAAATGGTTGATGACTCCTTTGAATCTGAAACTCACCAAGTATTTAAAAATCTTAGTGCGGTTATGGATGCGGCTGGCGGAACGATCAATAGCATCGTTAAGTTAAACATCTTTCTCACTGACCTATCGCACTTCGCTACGGTAAATGAAATTATGGCGCAGTACTTCGATCAGCCCTACCCAGCTCGCGCAGCGATTGGTGTGGCCGAATTGCCTAAAGGTGCTCGCATTGAAGCCGATGGTGTAGCTAGCGTTTAAGCGCTAGCAGGCCTTGGCGGTAGCTAGGGTAGTCAAGTTTAAAGCCGCTCTTCGCCAAAGCTGAGGCGTGAAGGGCGATACCCTCCGAAGTATGCTTTCTGTTCAACCCCATCAGATAATCGATGACCTCAGACTCGCTGGCCGGCGCACCGTCGGTGACGATGTATCCGCCGGGCTTACATGATGGAATTCTCTCAATGAGGAAACTCATAAAGCGCGCCAGATCGTCGGCGTGAATTCGATTGCCTAATCGATGACCACTCTCTTCGGGTGTATTCATGAGTCGCTCCCACCGCGAAGTTGAGCGGCCATAGATACCGCTGGGGCGAACAATAATTGTGTTCTGATGATTGCTGGTCACGAGCTCTTCCATGTCAATTAAGACCTGCCCGTATTCATCGGCGGCCAATGGAGGAGAGAGATCATTAATCGTGGTATTTTGGTGGCCTCGATACACTCGAGTGCTAGAAACTAGCATCAGCCAGGTATCGGGGTGGAGTTTGTTAATGAGCTCTTCGCTGGTCTTGAGATACCCCTGTCGATAGCCAGCAATAGAACGGTCAGTAGGCGTGGGGGTGTAAATGACAACGGAGTTTTCATCCTGTTGAGATAGTTGCCAGTCACTACCTCTACCTAGCTCAACGGCAAGGGCATTCTCGGGATCAGGGTGTGCTCGCGTATTGCGGCTAAGCGTTACAATGCGATTAGCTATCGGTTTTTGCAGGTGATACAGACGACGTAATATGTCACCATATCCTAATAGGTAGAGATTTTTTCCACTCAACATAACGCTAGCTCAAAACGGATGATGCCATGACTTTAAACGAATTACGCTATGTCGTCACGCTTGCCGAGGAGCAACACTTCGGCCGTGCAGCGGAAAAGTGTTTTGTGAGTCAGCCTACCCTAAGTATAGCGATCAAGAAGTTGGAGCAGGAGTTGGACGTGTCGTTGTTCGAACGGACACGTAATCAAGTGTGCTTAACTCCCGTGGGCCAACAAATTGCTCAACAGGCACGCAAAGTACTTAGCGGTGCATTGGAAATTAAACAGCTAGCAACACAGGGTCAAGACCAGTTGGCGTCGCCACTCAAAGTGGGTGCTATTCTAAC containing:
- the gmk gene encoding guanylate kinase, whose translation is MPVSRGNLFIISAPSGAGKTSLVRALLDALSNIKVSVSHTTRSQRPGEEHGVSYHFVDLATFDEMVSEGHFLEYAMVFGNGYGTSASWVETELAAGTDVILEIDWQGAQQVRKLLPAAVGIFILPPSLAALKTRLTGRGQDASDVIERRMKEAVSEISHYAENDYLVINDDFDHALADLRAIIRSQRCEISAQARDHEALLKELLSE
- a CDS encoding bifunctional (p)ppGpp synthetase/guanosine-3',5'-bis(diphosphate) 3'-pyrophosphohydrolase, producing the protein MSSTLVSDKPITIDELTDKLENYLPAERVQSVRRAYFYAQQAHDGQTRRSGEPYVTHPLAVANILADMHMDPESLMAAMLHDVIEDTGIPKDALSQQFGNAVADLVDGVSKLTQIEFSSRAEMQAENFQKMAMAMARDIRVILVKLADRLHNMRTLGALKPDKGRRIARETLDIYAPIAHRLGMNDIRLELEDRGFYAMHPVRATRIDAAMRSVRGNRNEIVSKITDALQQCLQREGHEVMVSGREKHLWSIYQKMKSKHKSFTEIMDVYAFRIVTQSVDQCYRVLGCIHNLYKPVPGAFKDYIAIPKTNGYQSLHTVLIGMHGVPIEVQIRTAEMDTMANHGIASHSLYKTSEEDDLAPHTRARDWVQGLLQLQQQAGNPLEFIEHVKVDLFPDEVYVFTPKGKIIELPQGATAVDFAYAVHTGVGDRCVAARINNRLSPLSQVLESGQHVQIITSPGGQPNPAWLDFVATGKARSAIRHFLKTQRVSESVVLGKRMLNRTLQAYRQNIDEIDSTEINRVLEQHKLTDVNALFEEIGLGNHIPFVIAQQLMATSSTGEFEDVSEAPLLVSDSEGMVMSFAGCCRPIPGDQIIGRISPGKGVVVHRDDCHNLNELRGKAGELTPVAWSGEVTGEYLADIRVEVENIRGVFASLAALLAEEGGNIDRVDIAEKDAGYAIINLTVGVKSRVHLASILRRVHRKSWVLKSGRKK
- a CDS encoding sugar nucleotide-binding protein: MLSGKNLYLLGYGDILRRLYHLQKPIANRIVTLSRNTRAHPDPENALAVELGRGSDWQLSQQDENSVVIYTPTPTDRSIAGYRQGYLKTSEELINKLHPDTWLMLVSSTRVYRGHQNTTINDLSPPLAADEYGQVLIDMEELVTSNHQNTIIVRPSGIYGRSTSRWERLMNTPEESGHRLGNRIHADDLARFMSFLIERIPSCKPGGYIVTDGAPASESEVIDYLMGLNRKHTSEGIALHASALAKSGFKLDYPSYRQGLLALKR
- a CDS encoding RidA family protein; the encoded protein is MSNRSIVSTENAPAAIGTYSQAVKVGNTVYLSGQIPLDPTTMEMVDDSFESETHQVFKNLSAVMDAAGGTINSIVKLNIFLTDLSHFATVNEIMAQYFDQPYPARAAIGVAELPKGARIEADGVASV
- the rpoZ gene encoding DNA-directed RNA polymerase subunit omega — its product is MARITVEDCLDNVKNRFELVMVSSKRARQIAVEGQEPYVAFENDKPTVVALREIAEGYVTADILEDDEQPAVEF